One segment of Ricinus communis isolate WT05 ecotype wild-type chromosome 8, ASM1957865v1, whole genome shotgun sequence DNA contains the following:
- the LOC8284716 gene encoding heterogeneous nuclear ribonucleoprotein 1, with protein MDYDYPQAQQRRTQFEDNNIVACNGEEEEEDDYYDDNQQHQQDHHQNQHELGGAGGNGRRQSLTFNQTRDNSSSDSSQGKLFVGGISWETTEETFTSYFSKFGEITDSVIMRDRHSGRPRGFGFVTFADLAAADRVLEEDHIIDDRAVEVKRTVPREEMEVKGVVRARKIFVGGIPPTLTEDELGEYFSVYGNIVEHQIMLDHKTGRSRGFGFVTFETEDSVEQIFSTGRTHELGGKRVEIKKAVPKRNGGDYGSSGKYHTGFSNGAGGYGAGHNSGGLYGGKMGRGYGAYSGYGGYSGYGGYGGGYGSSNGFYGGYGGYGYGFGYGSPMMFGSGGYGGSGYGTTSGYGPTAGYGGGGKGFGRSSESGSFGSVKGYGSGGGAGNGSHGSSRGYVGGDNGGSAVTGRYHPYQK; from the exons ATGGATTACGATTATCCACAAGCACAACAACGACGAACTCAGTTTGAAGATAACAATATTGTAGCCTGTAATggcgaagaagaagaagaggatgaTTATTACGATGATAATCAACAACACCAACAGGatcatcatcaaaatcaaCATGAATTAGGCGGTGCAGGTGGCAATGGGAGAAGGCAATCCCTAACTTTTAATCAGACTCGTGATAATTCTTCTTCTGATTCTTCTCAAGG AAAACTCTTTGTTGGTGGTATCTCTTGGGAAACTACTGAAG AAACATTCACTAGTTACTTCAGTAAGTTTGGAGAAATCACAGACTCTGTTATTATGAGGGATAGACATTCTGGAAGGCCAAGGGGTTTTGGATTTGTAACATTTGCTGACCTGGCAGCTGCTGATAGGGTTTTGGAGGAAGACCATATCATTGATGACAGAGCG GTTGAAGTAAAGAGGACAGTTCCGAGGGAGGAAATGGAGGTTAAAGGAGTTGTAAGAGCCAGGAAAATTTTTGTTGGTGGAATACCACCAACTCTGACTGAAG ATGAACTGGGGGAGTATTTTTCTGTCTATGGCAACATTGTTGAGCACCAGATAATGCTGGATCATAAAACTGGACGATCTAGGGGCTTTGGCTTTGTCACATTTGAGACTGAAGATTCTGTTGAACAGATCTTTTCAACTGGCAGGACACATGAACTTGGAGGAAAACGG GTGGAAATCAAGAAGGCTGTACCAAAGAGAAATGGTGGTGATTATGGCTCCAGTGGAAAGTATCACACTGGATTCAGCAATGGTGCAGGTGGCTATGGTGCTGGCCATAATTCAGGGGGTCTGTATGGTGGAAAAATGGGTCGAGGTTATGGTGCATATAGTGGTTATGGTGGCTACAGTGGTTATGGAGGCTACGGTGGAGGCTATGGAAGCAGTAATGGTTTTTATGGTGGCTATGGTGGATATGGTTATGGATTCGGGTATGGTAGTCCCATGATGTTTGGTAGCGGGGGATATGGAGGCAGTGGGTATGGTACCACAAGTGGTTATGGTCCCACTGCAGGATATGGCGGTGGTGGTAAAGGATTTGGAAGAAGCAGTGAGAGTGGTAGTTTTGGCAGTGTTAAGGGATATGGAAGTGGTGGTGGTGCTGGTAACGGCAGTCATGGGAGTAGTAGGGGATATGTAGGCGGTGACAATGGTGGTAGTGCTGTTACAGGAAGGTACCATCCCTACCAAAAGTGA
- the LOC8284717 gene encoding protein PXR1, translating into MEIEGDDGSRIEVESDGFETVFGRGLGYNTKDRTVSRRHVLFKTENNQTEPRVSFQVIGKNPLWVRKSGESERDIKVFRKFDKGEVGAGDWFCISSQNPVWFNLKKIGAVKEENDLESENLERNNLSQIDPVKEFGFLVIGHEFDCYPKQRIKDANNWDWFIEEPEQDSEDDDERFENNKKRKREKKSGDNYDDDDDDWSGESEEDKVIVGKISKVERSKYSTRSKDRKNKTKTCKDTARKKDSLQKKTMSIDNDEDDETLGGFIVNDADEEEEENGGESDEEEEEFTDEEEEELED; encoded by the exons ATGGAGATTGAAGGAGACGATGGCTCGAGAATTGAGGTTGAAAGCGACGGTTTCGAGACAGTGTTTGGGAGAGGTTTAGGTTATAACACCAAAGACAGAACAGTGTCTCGCCGTCacgttttatttaaaactgaAAACAATCAAACAGAACCTAGGGTTTCATTTCAAGTTATTGGAAAGAACCCACTTTGGGTAAGAAAAAGCGGTGAAAGCGAAAGAGATATTAAGGTTTTCAGAAAGTTCGATAAAGGTGAGGTGGGTGCCGGTGACTGGTTCTGCATTTCTAGCCAAAATCCTGTTTGGTTCAATCTCAAAAAAATTGGAGCGGTTAAAG aagaaaatgatttggAGAGTGagaatttagaaagaaataatcttTCACAGATTGACCCTGTCAAAG AGTTTGGATTTCTTGTAATTGGGCACGAGTTTGATTGCTATCCAAAGCAAAGAATTAAGGATGCCAACAATTGGGATTGGTTCATTGAAGAACCTGAGCAAGATagtgaagatgatgatgagaggtttgagaacaacaaaaagagaaagagagaaaagaaaagtggaGACAATTATGATGACGATGACGACGACTGGAGTGGTGAGAGTGAAGAGGATAAGGTAATTGTTGGGAAAATAAGCAAGGTTGAGAGATCAAAATACTCAACAAGATCAAaggatagaaaaaataaaaccaaaactTGTAAAGATAcagcaagaaagaaagactCTTTGCAGAAGAAAACTATGTCCATAGATAATGATGAGGATGATGAAACACTTGGAGGGTTTATTGTGAATGATGCTGAcgaggaggaggaggaaaaTGGAGGAGAAAGTgatgaagaggaagaagaattTACTgatgaggaggaggaggagctAGAGGATTAA